ATCGCTTCCTCGCCCAGCGGCACCAGCCGTTCCTTGCGCCGCTTGCCGAGCACCCTCAACAGGCCGATTTCGAGGTCGACCGCGCCACGCGGCAGATTCACCAATTCGGAAACGCGCAAGCCGCTGGCGTAGAGCATTTCCAGCATCGCCTTGTCGCGCAAGCCGTGGGGCTTGCCGAGGTCCGGGGCGTTGAGCAGTTTTTCCACCTCGGTTTCGGTCAACACCTTGGGCAGGGGCTTCGCCAGCTTTTGCATGTCGACCAGTTCGGCGGGATTTTCGGCGATGGCGTTTTCTTCCATGAGAAATTTGAAAAAGTTGCGCAGCGCCACTTGATTGCGCACGGCCGTACGCGCCGAAACCCGATCGGTTTCCCGGCGCCGAACGATAAAACCGAGCACCAGCGCCGCATCGATGTGGCGGACGTCGTCGACATTTCGAGAGGCGCAATAGGCGGCGAACAGCGCCAGGTCGTGACCGTAGGCTTCCAACGTATGCGGACTGGCGCCGTATTCGATCTTCTTATGCGCCAGAAAACGATCGATCCATTCTTCCACGTTCACTCGCCTCCGGCGGCCGCGTCATCCAGGTATCGGCGGATGCCATCGGCCAGGCCGTCGGCCAATTGGTCGAGATATGCATCCTGCGACAATAATTTGGCCTCTTCCGGATTGGTGGCGAACCCGATTTCGACCAGGACGGCGGGAACGCGCGCGCCGGCGAGCACCAACAACGGCGCCGACTTGATCCCGCGATTGGCCGCCCGCGCCCGCGATTGGCGTGCGCCGGCCAACAGGCGGGGCTGCAAGCGTTCGGCCAGCCGCCGCGATTCGTCCCGCAACAGGACGCGGTCGGCGGGCGAAATGTAGGGATAGGTATAGTTGTTGTGGTTTTGCCCCGACTCGTTTTCAAACCGAACAGTGTCGTCCTCGGCGGGCGTGCCGGCCGACTCGTACAAATACGATTCAACCCCGTTGGATTCCGGGCGCGGACTGGCGTTGACGTGCAAGGAAACGAAGGCGGTCGCCTGAATGTCGTTGGCCAGGCCGAACCGGGTATCGAGCGGTAGAAACAAATCGTTCTCGCGCGTTAAAAGCACGATCACCCCGGGCTGCTCCCGCAAGCGATCGCGTACCTTTTTCGCCAGG
This portion of the Myxococcales bacterium genome encodes:
- a CDS encoding tyrosine recombinase XerD, with protein sequence MEEWIDRFLAHKKIEYGASPHTLEAYGHDLALFAAYCASRNVDDVRHIDAALVLGFIVRRRETDRVSARTAVRNQVALRNFFKFLMEENAIAENPAELVDMQKLAKPLPKVLTETEVEKLLNAPDLGKPHGLRDKAMLEMLYASGLRVSELVNLPRGAVDLEIGLLRVLGKRRKERLVPLGEEAIHWLKQYLDQARPLLLKNRQSDAVFVTNRGEPMTRQHFHLLVDHYGKGVGIRRKISPHILRHSFATHLLEHGADLRSVQEMLGHADLSTTEI